A DNA window from Acidimicrobiia bacterium contains the following coding sequences:
- a CDS encoding acetoacetate decarboxylase family protein, with product MAQIRYGARTADERRSREHEATSAQIWSEAITAVYETDPDLIAAILPKPLAPGPEPLVRITITTVQMPVGPAFGAGWIGVQARHAEVLGEYPVFMPMTTEQSVVGGRDTYGEPKKIGDVRATRDGDRVEGSIARMGFTICEVRGRISETREPYEKRKTDFWFKVSPSAERPGELDQDPLLVYGEKTETARVHQGIDGDLILKDSPLDPVADLVVRRVVDLNWTERASTQVGRIIGPVPRSDLEPFLHQRYDDLSVLGSRD from the coding sequence ATGGCGCAGATCCGTTACGGCGCTCGCACCGCGGACGAACGTCGCAGCAGGGAGCACGAGGCGACGTCCGCGCAGATCTGGTCGGAGGCGATCACCGCGGTCTACGAGACCGACCCGGACCTGATCGCCGCGATCCTCCCGAAGCCGCTCGCACCGGGGCCCGAGCCGCTCGTGCGGATCACGATCACGACGGTGCAGATGCCGGTCGGACCCGCGTTCGGCGCCGGCTGGATCGGCGTGCAGGCCCGACACGCCGAAGTGCTCGGCGAGTACCCCGTGTTCATGCCGATGACGACGGAGCAGTCGGTCGTCGGCGGGCGCGACACGTACGGCGAACCGAAGAAGATCGGCGACGTGCGCGCGACGCGCGACGGCGACCGGGTCGAGGGCTCGATCGCGCGCATGGGCTTCACGATCTGCGAGGTCCGCGGCCGCATCAGCGAGACGCGTGAGCCGTACGAGAAGCGCAAGACCGACTTCTGGTTCAAGGTGTCGCCGTCGGCCGAGCGCCCGGGCGAGCTCGACCAGGACCCGTTGCTCGTGTACGGCGAGAAGACCGAGACGGCGCGCGTCCACCAGGGGATCGACGGCGACCTCATCCTGAAGGACTCGCCGCTCGACCCCGTCGCCGACCTCGTCGTGCGGCGCGTCGTGGACCTCAACTGGACGGAGCGGGCGAGCACGCAGGTCGGCCGGATCATCGGTCCGGTCCCGCGCTCCGATCTCGAGCCGTTCCTGCACCAGCGCTACGACGACCTGTCCGTGCTCGGCTCACGCGACTGA
- a CDS encoding ATP-dependent DNA helicase UvrD2, whose amino-acid sequence MPSPGPRALGRGVVVGVGDPPPRPWQDAPVVTIDDAVLDAPGDAVRALHDAWAARRPVVVALAVDPARFREPRSWSIEPWTLQPEFEPWLDRLHFLVWANNYDARAGAPIWWWSRKAARLGATESDGTQPGDVLLPSGEPAWIDGGPRGPQPGIAEAVVHRETVELGRLTPVPAPRAPSAELAPDQLAAVEHGAGPARVVAPAGSGKTRVLTERLRHLVVDRGVERETVLAVAYNKQAQRELESRTSDFSPRARTLNSLGYEIVARARGATPRVLDEREVRTIVDGLAPPGVPRLNTDRIAPYLEALSEVRLALRDPARVEAERDDVPGLAGMFDGYRAALRARDAVDFDEQVYGAIEALLHDGRLRRAMQAACRHLLVDEFQDLTPAHVLMLRLLAAPGLDVFGVGDDDQVIYGHAGADPRFLVNFSDLFPGGGDHPLEVNYRCPVAVVDAARHLLSYNRRRVPKVLRPGPGAVARDDALTVRVHEHDAGASAVVDVVRGWLDDGRASPRDVAVLARVNSLLLAPHVALIEAGVPIRSNLGPEVLERTGVRAALAYLRIGARPGSCTKADLVEVYRRPSRGLPRWIEKWFRNGMGVDGVRAIASRIDDTKVVGKVESLADDLALVADAVGVASTAEALSVVRDTIGLGDAMSLLDSNAAEGSSHLDDLEALAQVAALHPDAATFEPWLRSVFHRETSEDGVTLSSVHRVKGREWDRVAVFGVTAGIVPHRLAEDVEEERRVLHVAITRARDAAVVLADASRPSRFLDEFTGAAPHDADEPAQSRRRDGTSVTATPATPPPPRDHSPEATAAEVALRHWRTQRAKRDGVPAFVVFHDATLVALAAKRPKTLTALRTVTGIGPTKLDRYGDEILAVLDEAAPSAEL is encoded by the coding sequence ATGCCGTCTCCGGGACCGCGCGCGCTCGGCCGGGGCGTGGTCGTCGGGGTCGGCGACCCGCCGCCGCGGCCGTGGCAGGACGCGCCCGTCGTCACGATCGACGACGCGGTGCTCGACGCGCCGGGCGATGCCGTGCGCGCGCTGCACGACGCGTGGGCGGCGCGCCGGCCGGTCGTCGTCGCGCTCGCGGTCGATCCGGCCCGGTTCCGCGAGCCGCGCTCGTGGTCGATCGAGCCGTGGACGCTCCAGCCCGAGTTCGAACCGTGGCTCGACCGGCTCCACTTCCTCGTCTGGGCCAACAACTACGACGCTCGCGCCGGCGCGCCGATCTGGTGGTGGTCCCGGAAGGCGGCCCGTCTCGGGGCGACGGAGTCCGACGGCACGCAACCCGGCGACGTCCTGCTCCCGTCGGGCGAACCCGCGTGGATCGACGGCGGGCCGCGCGGCCCGCAGCCCGGGATCGCCGAAGCGGTCGTCCACCGCGAGACGGTCGAGCTCGGCCGGCTCACGCCCGTGCCCGCGCCGCGCGCGCCGAGCGCCGAGCTCGCACCCGACCAGCTCGCGGCAGTCGAGCACGGCGCGGGCCCGGCACGCGTCGTCGCGCCCGCGGGCTCGGGCAAGACGCGCGTGCTCACCGAACGGTTGCGCCATCTCGTCGTGGACCGCGGCGTCGAACGCGAGACGGTCCTCGCGGTCGCGTACAACAAGCAGGCCCAGCGGGAGCTCGAGTCGCGCACCAGCGACTTCTCGCCGCGCGCCCGCACGCTGAACTCGCTCGGCTACGAGATCGTCGCCCGCGCGCGTGGCGCGACGCCCCGTGTCCTCGACGAGCGCGAGGTCCGCACGATCGTCGACGGGCTCGCGCCGCCCGGTGTCCCGCGCCTCAACACCGATCGCATCGCGCCGTACCTGGAGGCCCTGTCCGAGGTCCGGCTCGCACTGCGCGATCCGGCACGTGTGGAGGCAGAGCGCGACGACGTCCCGGGCCTCGCCGGGATGTTCGACGGGTACCGCGCTGCCTTGCGCGCCCGCGACGCGGTCGACTTCGACGAGCAGGTGTACGGCGCGATCGAGGCCTTGCTCCACGACGGCCGGCTGCGCCGCGCGATGCAGGCCGCGTGCCGGCACCTGCTGGTGGACGAGTTCCAGGACCTGACGCCCGCGCACGTGCTGATGCTCCGGCTGCTCGCGGCGCCGGGGCTCGACGTCTTCGGCGTCGGCGACGACGACCAGGTGATCTACGGGCACGCGGGCGCCGACCCGCGGTTCCTCGTCAACTTCTCGGATCTGTTCCCCGGCGGCGGCGACCACCCGCTCGAGGTCAACTACCGCTGCCCCGTCGCCGTCGTCGACGCGGCCCGCCATCTCCTGTCGTACAACCGGCGTCGCGTGCCGAAGGTGTTGCGCCCCGGTCCCGGCGCGGTCGCACGCGACGACGCGCTCACGGTGCGCGTGCACGAGCACGACGCCGGCGCGTCGGCCGTCGTCGACGTCGTGCGCGGCTGGCTCGACGACGGGCGCGCCTCCCCGCGTGACGTCGCCGTCCTCGCGCGCGTGAACTCGCTCCTCCTCGCGCCGCACGTCGCGCTCATCGAAGCCGGCGTGCCCATCCGGTCGAACCTCGGTCCCGAGGTGCTCGAGCGCACCGGCGTGCGCGCCGCGCTCGCGTACCTCCGGATCGGCGCGCGTCCCGGCTCGTGCACGAAGGCAGACCTCGTCGAGGTGTACCGCCGCCCGTCGCGTGGGCTTCCCCGCTGGATCGAGAAGTGGTTCCGCAACGGCATGGGCGTCGACGGCGTGCGCGCGATCGCCTCGAGGATCGACGACACGAAGGTCGTGGGCAAGGTCGAGTCGCTCGCGGACGACCTTGCGCTCGTCGCCGACGCGGTCGGTGTCGCGTCGACGGCCGAGGCACTCTCGGTCGTGCGTGACACGATCGGCCTCGGCGACGCGATGAGTCTCCTCGACTCGAACGCGGCCGAGGGATCCAGCCACCTCGACGACCTCGAGGCGCTCGCGCAGGTGGCCGCGCTCCATCCCGACGCGGCGACGTTCGAGCCGTGGCTCCGGTCGGTGTTCCACCGCGAGACGTCGGAGGACGGCGTGACGCTGTCGAGCGTGCATCGCGTCAAGGGACGCGAGTGGGACCGCGTCGCGGTCTTCGGCGTGACCGCGGGGATCGTCCCCCACCGCCTCGCGGAGGACGTCGAGGAGGAGCGGCGCGTGCTCCACGTGGCGATCACGCGGGCGCGTGACGCCGCGGTGGTGCTCGCGGACGCGTCGCGCCCGTCGCGCTTCCTCGACGAGTTCACGGGCGCGGCGCCGCACGATGCGGACGAGCCCGCGCAGTCACGACGCCGCGACGGCACGAGCGTGACCGCCACGCCGGCAACGCCGCCACCCCCTCGTGACCACTCCCCCGAGGCCACCGCCGCGGAGGTCGCGCTGCGGCACTGGCGGACCCAGCGCGCGAAGCGCGACGGCGTGCCCGCGTTCGTCGTGTTCCACGACGCCACGCTCGTCGCGCTCGCGGCGAAGCGCCCGAAGACGCTGACGGCGCTGCGCACCGTGACCGGGATCGGGCCCACCAAGCTCGACCGCTACGGCGACGAGATCCTCGCCGTCCTCGACGAAGCAGCACCCAGCGCGGAGCTTTGA
- a CDS encoding SRPBCC family protein, whose amino-acid sequence MSMTTSVETTQVYRVFIKASAQQIWDAITKPEFTTRYFHGARVDTTAKAGSPLRYYGPDDSLWGDDVIIEADPPRKLVATWTALWDPDTATEEPSRVTWEIDERDGGMCLLTVVHDRLEGAPNTAAKVSGEGWMMVLSGLKTLLETGEPLTG is encoded by the coding sequence ATGAGCATGACGACGTCGGTCGAGACCACGCAGGTCTACCGCGTGTTCATCAAGGCGAGCGCGCAGCAGATCTGGGACGCGATCACCAAGCCCGAGTTCACGACGCGCTACTTCCACGGCGCGCGCGTCGACACCACCGCGAAGGCGGGGTCGCCGCTGCGCTACTACGGCCCCGACGACTCGCTGTGGGGCGACGACGTCATCATCGAAGCCGACCCGCCGCGCAAGCTCGTCGCGACGTGGACCGCGCTGTGGGACCCCGACACCGCCACGGAGGAGCCGAGCCGGGTCACGTGGGAGATCGACGAGCGCGACGGCGGCATGTGCCTCCTCACGGTCGTGCACGACCGGCTCGAGGGCGCGCCCAACACGGCGGCCAAGGTGAGCGGCGAGGGCTGGATGATGGTCCTGTCCGGCCTGAAGACGCTGCTCGAGACGGGCGAGCCGCTCACTGGCTGA
- a CDS encoding LLM class flavin-dependent oxidoreductase — translation MAASIELSCAFPAAVRHVEHAALAESLGYERVWFYDSPALYEDVWMVLALAARRTSRVGLGPAVLVPDLRHVLVTASAIATLEELAPGRVEVAIGTGFTGRMVLGQKPLPWRFVERYVRDLRSLLHGEQVEVDGKLVQMIHPDGYAPPRPIRTPLIVAASGPKGTAIARDIGDGIMCVGAPQPGFERCGLLTFGTVLDEGEALDDERVLAAAGPAAAVVFHGIYESAPEAVDGIPGGSTWRASVEKVPAAARHLAVHDQHLVALTARDREALDPSLIPSFTWTGTAEEIRARAEAAAAGGATELLYAPMGPDVERELRAFRDAIA, via the coding sequence ATGGCTGCGTCGATCGAGCTGTCGTGCGCGTTCCCGGCGGCAGTGCGCCACGTCGAGCACGCCGCGCTGGCGGAGTCGCTCGGGTACGAGCGGGTCTGGTTCTACGACTCGCCGGCGCTCTACGAGGACGTGTGGATGGTCCTCGCGCTCGCGGCGCGGCGCACGTCACGGGTGGGGCTCGGTCCCGCAGTGCTCGTCCCGGACCTGCGGCACGTGCTCGTGACCGCGTCCGCGATCGCGACGCTCGAGGAGCTCGCACCCGGTCGCGTCGAGGTCGCGATCGGGACCGGCTTCACCGGACGCATGGTGCTCGGTCAGAAGCCGCTGCCGTGGCGGTTCGTCGAGCGGTACGTCCGCGACCTGCGGTCGTTGCTGCACGGCGAGCAGGTCGAGGTGGACGGGAAGCTCGTGCAGATGATCCATCCCGACGGGTACGCGCCACCGCGCCCGATCCGGACGCCGCTGATCGTCGCGGCGTCGGGGCCGAAGGGCACCGCGATCGCGCGCGACATCGGTGACGGGATCATGTGCGTCGGCGCGCCGCAACCGGGCTTCGAGCGCTGCGGGTTGCTGACGTTCGGCACGGTCCTGGACGAGGGCGAGGCGCTCGACGACGAGCGCGTCCTCGCGGCGGCCGGTCCCGCGGCGGCGGTCGTGTTCCACGGCATCTACGAGTCGGCGCCCGAGGCTGTCGACGGGATCCCGGGCGGCTCGACGTGGCGCGCGTCGGTGGAGAAGGTCCCCGCGGCCGCGCGTCACCTCGCGGTCCACGATCAGCATCTCGTCGCGCTCACCGCGCGCGACCGCGAGGCGCTCGACCCGTCGCTGATCCCGTCCTTCACGTGGACGGGCACCGCCGAGGAGATCCGCGCGCGCGCCGAGGCAGCCGCGGCGGGAGGCGCGACCGAGCTGCTGTACGCGCCGATGGGTCCCGACGTCGAGCGCGAGCTGCGCGCCTTCCGGGACGCGATCGCATGA
- a CDS encoding enoyl-CoA hydratase-related protein: MTVQVADDGRVRTITFDRPRVLNAFDTALYRATADALDAARDDDRVHVVVLTGAGRAFSAGQDLDEMAKLAAGEGGTSGFPALLDALGRFDKPLLAAVNGVAVGVGFTMLAHCDLVLVADEARFRAPFAPLGVAPEAASSYLFPLRMGWQRAAEVLLTGDWIDAHAAVESGIALRVVPAADLLPAAHTLAARIASAPLGSLRAIKQTMIAAHVDAIAAARRREDVAFAELLSSTASRAALDEFNARGAGSSG; the protein is encoded by the coding sequence ATGACTGTGCAGGTCGCGGACGACGGGCGGGTCCGCACGATCACGTTCGACCGGCCGCGCGTGCTCAACGCGTTCGACACCGCGCTGTACCGCGCGACCGCGGACGCGCTCGACGCGGCGCGCGACGACGACCGCGTGCACGTCGTCGTGCTCACCGGTGCGGGACGCGCGTTCTCGGCCGGCCAGGACCTCGACGAGATGGCCAAGCTGGCGGCGGGGGAGGGCGGCACGTCGGGCTTTCCCGCGCTGCTCGACGCGCTCGGCCGCTTCGACAAGCCGCTGCTCGCCGCGGTGAACGGCGTCGCGGTCGGCGTGGGGTTCACGATGCTCGCGCACTGCGACCTCGTGCTCGTCGCCGACGAGGCCCGGTTCCGGGCCCCGTTCGCACCGCTCGGCGTCGCGCCCGAGGCCGCGAGCAGCTACCTGTTCCCGCTCCGGATGGGCTGGCAGCGCGCCGCCGAGGTGCTGCTCACCGGCGACTGGATCGACGCGCACGCAGCGGTCGAGTCCGGCATCGCGCTCCGGGTCGTCCCGGCCGCGGACCTGCTCCCCGCGGCGCACACGCTCGCGGCTCGGATCGCGAGCGCGCCGCTCGGATCGCTCCGCGCGATCAAGCAGACGATGATCGCCGCGCACGTTGACGCGATCGCCGCGGCTCGTCGCCGCGAGGACGTTGCCTTCGCGGAGCTGCTCTCGAGCACGGCGAGTCGCGCCGCGCTCGACGAGTTCAACGCGCGCGGCGCGGGGTCAAGCGGCTGA
- a CDS encoding amidohydrolase family protein — MSDRYTIISSDCHAGLSCENYRPYLESRYHAAFDEFLAERNARREEAMRMNYDYIMGWETEHEEGLRGAFDAQQRDKELDADGVSAEVIFADADAITGMASPPFGAGLSAGTIEDPELAFAGARAHNRFLEELCSHSPERRGGVALVPVTHDIERGVQEVQRLAGTPGIRGVMIPTMWHDRLPYNHAAYDPFWAACQEAGFVVHTHSGEAPQEEYNDHIGIYLAEVVWWAIRPLWHLLFSGVFERYPDLRFTVTEAAAYWAPDYMWKWDFYFGGGHTTKKMLAMMKGIVSKLPSDYFGTNIFIGASTMSKEEIRRRHVIGTDVAMWGTDYPHPEGTWPNTVARLRSDFGDVPVDDARAMLGLTAARCYGFDLDALAPIAQRIGPTPEDFGQDPTVRTDPEEVRKARWWKAEYGLTSP; from the coding sequence ATGAGCGATCGCTACACGATCATCTCGTCCGACTGCCACGCCGGCCTGTCGTGCGAGAACTACCGGCCCTACCTTGAGTCGAGGTACCACGCCGCCTTCGACGAGTTCCTCGCCGAGCGCAACGCGCGTCGCGAAGAGGCGATGCGCATGAACTACGACTACATCATGGGCTGGGAGACCGAGCACGAGGAGGGTCTCCGCGGCGCGTTCGACGCGCAGCAGCGCGACAAGGAGCTCGACGCCGACGGCGTGTCCGCCGAGGTGATCTTCGCGGACGCCGACGCGATCACCGGGATGGCGTCGCCGCCGTTCGGCGCCGGGTTGTCGGCCGGGACGATCGAGGACCCCGAGCTCGCCTTCGCGGGTGCGCGCGCACACAACCGGTTCCTCGAGGAGCTGTGCAGCCACTCGCCGGAACGTCGCGGCGGTGTCGCGCTCGTTCCCGTCACCCACGACATCGAGCGCGGCGTTCAGGAGGTCCAGCGGCTCGCGGGGACACCGGGCATCCGCGGCGTGATGATCCCGACGATGTGGCACGACCGGCTGCCGTACAACCACGCCGCGTACGACCCGTTCTGGGCCGCGTGCCAGGAGGCCGGCTTCGTCGTCCACACGCACTCGGGCGAGGCGCCGCAGGAGGAGTACAACGACCACATCGGCATCTATCTGGCCGAGGTCGTCTGGTGGGCCATCCGCCCGCTGTGGCACCTGCTCTTCTCGGGCGTGTTCGAGCGCTACCCCGATCTCAGGTTCACGGTCACCGAGGCGGCCGCGTACTGGGCGCCCGACTACATGTGGAAGTGGGACTTCTACTTCGGCGGTGGCCACACGACGAAGAAGATGCTCGCCATGATGAAGGGCATCGTGTCGAAGCTCCCGTCGGACTACTTCGGCACCAACATCTTCATCGGCGCGTCGACGATGTCGAAGGAGGAGATCCGCCGGCGGCACGTCATCGGCACCGACGTCGCGATGTGGGGCACGGACTACCCGCACCCCGAGGGCACCTGGCCGAACACCGTCGCGCGGCTGCGCAGCGACTTCGGCGACGTCCCCGTCGACGACGCGCGCGCCATGCTCGGCCTGACCGCCGCGCGCTGCTACGGCTTCGACCTCGACGCGCTCGCGCCGATCGCGCAGCGCATCGGCCCGACGCCCGAGGACTTCGGCCAGGACCCGACAGTGCGCACGGACCCCGAGGAGGTCCGCAAGGCGCGCTGGTGGAAGGCGGAGTACGGCCTCACGTCGCCGTAA
- a CDS encoding amidohydrolase family protein codes for MGMSDRYLVISADGHAGADLLDYKPYLASRWHDEFDAWAASYVNPWGDLVDPDANRNWDTERRLRELDGDGVVAEVLFPNTIPPFFPSGNLLAPLPTRAEYERRWAGIQAHNRWLADFCAEAPGRRAGIAQILIHEVDDAVAETRWAAEHGLTGGIMLPGVPPGHPDIEPLWSDVYEPLWQTCEELDVTMNHHAGGGIPPFGMDAASRAILLIELPIYGHRALWALIFAGVFERHPRLRFVLTEQGTGWVPGGLASLDWFYGRMAKEDHPEHLFGGEAVAKMSMTPSEYFARNCWIGASFLRPAECDVRHLIGIDRIMWGADYPHNEGSVPHTLEALQVSFANVPVEECRQMFGLNAADVYHFDLSLLTPLAEQYGPRVDDVHKPLQQWPADSTCGAFDDNPIVRSW; via the coding sequence ATGGGCATGTCCGACCGGTATCTCGTGATCTCCGCCGACGGGCACGCCGGCGCAGACCTGCTCGACTACAAGCCGTACCTGGCGTCGCGCTGGCACGACGAGTTCGACGCGTGGGCGGCGTCGTACGTCAACCCCTGGGGCGATCTCGTCGACCCGGACGCGAACCGGAACTGGGACACCGAGCGGCGCCTGCGCGAGCTCGACGGTGACGGCGTCGTCGCCGAGGTCCTGTTCCCGAACACGATCCCGCCGTTCTTCCCGTCCGGGAACCTCCTCGCGCCGCTGCCGACGCGCGCGGAGTACGAGCGGCGGTGGGCCGGCATCCAGGCGCACAACCGCTGGCTCGCCGACTTCTGCGCGGAAGCACCCGGACGCCGCGCGGGCATCGCGCAGATCCTGATCCACGAGGTGGACGACGCGGTCGCCGAGACGCGCTGGGCCGCGGAGCACGGCCTCACGGGCGGGATCATGCTGCCGGGCGTGCCGCCGGGTCATCCCGACATCGAGCCGCTCTGGTCCGACGTCTACGAGCCGCTGTGGCAGACGTGCGAAGAGCTCGACGTCACCATGAACCACCACGCCGGCGGCGGCATCCCGCCGTTCGGGATGGACGCCGCGTCACGCGCCATCCTCCTGATCGAGCTGCCGATCTACGGGCACCGCGCGCTCTGGGCGCTGATCTTCGCCGGAGTGTTCGAGCGGCACCCGCGCCTGCGCTTCGTGCTCACCGAGCAGGGGACGGGGTGGGTGCCGGGGGGGCTCGCGAGCCTCGACTGGTTCTACGGGCGCATGGCGAAGGAGGACCATCCCGAGCACCTCTTCGGCGGCGAGGCCGTCGCGAAGATGTCGATGACGCCGAGCGAGTACTTCGCGCGCAACTGCTGGATCGGGGCCAGCTTCCTGCGTCCCGCGGAGTGCGACGTGCGCCATCTCATCGGCATCGACCGCATCATGTGGGGCGCGGACTACCCGCACAACGAGGGGTCGGTGCCGCACACGCTCGAGGCGTTGCAGGTGTCGTTCGCGAACGTGCCGGTCGAGGAGTGCCGTCAGATGTTCGGCCTCAACGCGGCCGACGTGTACCACTTCGACCTGTCGCTGCTGACACCGCTCGCGGAGCAGTACGGGCCGCGGGTGGACGACGTGCACAAGCCGTTGCAGCAGTGGCCCGCGGACTCGACGTGCGGTGCCTTCGACGACAACCCGATCGTCCGCTCCTGGTGA
- a CDS encoding TetR family transcriptional regulator, which produces MTTRPDAGVDVRASRRRAGVTKERIVDEALAIVERDGVDQLSMRKLAAQLGVQPTSIYWHVGGREQLLDAIVERYSGRLVTVAIRGRTPAARILSVAHQIRDMARGHPNLTAVAYERGLTPVLALPLQIALAREVTAAGLRGKRAARATRSILYVVGGFIVLEPSMAPVLPVKRRSEELWQSVDDPALDRGLVEELRKPVDVDAVFDDTLATLVAKLLEG; this is translated from the coding sequence ATGACCACTCGCCCCGACGCGGGCGTCGACGTGCGCGCGTCACGCCGCCGGGCGGGCGTCACGAAGGAACGCATCGTCGACGAAGCGCTGGCGATCGTCGAGCGCGACGGCGTCGACCAGCTCTCGATGCGCAAGCTCGCCGCGCAGCTCGGTGTGCAGCCGACGAGCATCTACTGGCACGTCGGCGGACGCGAGCAGCTGCTCGACGCGATCGTCGAGCGCTACAGCGGCCGGCTCGTCACCGTCGCGATCCGCGGCCGGACGCCCGCCGCGCGCATCCTCTCGGTCGCGCACCAGATCCGCGACATGGCGCGCGGCCACCCGAACCTCACGGCGGTCGCCTACGAGCGCGGGCTCACACCCGTCCTCGCGCTGCCGTTGCAGATCGCGCTCGCACGCGAGGTGACCGCCGCCGGGCTGCGCGGGAAGCGCGCCGCGCGCGCGACGCGTTCGATCCTGTACGTCGTCGGCGGGTTCATCGTGCTCGAGCCGTCGATGGCGCCCGTCCTGCCGGTCAAGCGGCGGTCCGAGGAGCTCTGGCAGTCGGTCGACGACCCGGCGCTCGACCGCGGCCTCGTCGAGGAGCTCCGCAAGCCGGTCGACGTCGACGCCGTGTTCGACGACACGCTCGCCACGCTCGTCGCGAAGCTGCTCGAGGGCTGA
- a CDS encoding metalloregulator ArsR/SmtB family transcription factor, whose product MTADDDDRVFKALADPTRRLLLDRLFERDGRTLTELESEVDMTRFGVAKHLRVLEDAGLVVTRRSGREKLHFLNPVPIRLIHDRWIDKYTEHQVSALAELKQRLERE is encoded by the coding sequence GTGACGGCCGACGACGACGACCGCGTGTTCAAGGCGCTCGCGGATCCGACCCGCCGGCTCCTCCTCGACCGGCTCTTCGAGCGCGACGGCCGCACGCTCACCGAGCTCGAGTCCGAGGTGGACATGACGCGCTTCGGCGTCGCCAAGCACCTGCGGGTACTCGAGGACGCGGGGCTCGTCGTCACGCGTCGGTCGGGGCGGGAGAAGTTGCACTTCTTGAACCCCGTCCCGATCCGGCTGATCCACGACCGGTGGATCGACAAGTACACGGAGCACCAGGTCTCCGCGCTCGCGGAGCTGAAGCAGCGATTGGAGCGGGAATGA
- a CDS encoding winged helix DNA-binding domain-containing protein → MDHSSPRLARLRSQRLTGPPARTPEEVVTRLLAVQAQDPRGARLAIRARSTGLRAADVDDALTRRRSLVVTWLNRGTLHLVASEDYWWLHPLTTPQLATESRRRLGVEGVSRAQADRGVGVVMDAVACDGPQTRAQLRARLDDAGVPTARQALVHVLLAASLRADLVRGPLVDGEHAFVSARDWLGPAPGPTSRHAALARLGRRYLVAHAPADARDLAKWAGITLTDARLALQQAAAAPSRATRVPRPRLLGPYDPLLLGWASRAEFVGEHRLVTVNGLFRPFALVDGRAVATWGLTRDALTVHLLEPVAADAIDALRRDARDVLRYLDLPRDTPITFEG, encoded by the coding sequence GTGGACCACTCGTCGCCGCGCCTCGCCCGTCTCCGCTCCCAGCGCCTGACCGGGCCGCCGGCGCGCACGCCCGAGGAGGTCGTGACGAGGCTCCTCGCGGTCCAGGCCCAGGACCCGCGTGGCGCGCGCCTCGCGATCCGGGCCCGGTCGACGGGTCTGCGCGCGGCCGACGTCGACGACGCGCTCACCCGGCGGCGCTCACTCGTCGTCACGTGGCTCAACCGCGGCACGCTGCATCTCGTCGCGTCCGAGGACTACTGGTGGCTCCATCCGCTGACCACGCCACAGCTCGCGACCGAGAGCCGTCGCCGGCTCGGCGTGGAGGGTGTGAGCCGCGCGCAGGCGGACCGCGGTGTCGGCGTCGTCATGGACGCTGTCGCATGCGACGGTCCGCAGACGCGTGCGCAGCTGCGCGCCCGGCTCGACGACGCGGGCGTGCCGACGGCGCGCCAAGCGCTCGTCCACGTCCTGCTCGCGGCGTCGCTGCGCGCCGATCTCGTGCGCGGCCCGTTGGTCGACGGCGAGCACGCGTTCGTCAGCGCGCGCGACTGGCTCGGACCGGCGCCCGGCCCAACGTCACGACACGCCGCGCTCGCGCGCCTCGGCCGTCGGTACCTCGTCGCTCACGCGCCCGCCGACGCGCGGGATCTCGCGAAGTGGGCCGGGATCACGTTGACCGACGCGCGTCTCGCGCTCCAGCAGGCCGCCGCCGCGCCGTCACGTGCGACGCGCGTCCCGCGTCCGCGTCTCCTCGGCCCGTACGACCCGTTGCTCCTCGGGTGGGCATCGCGTGCCGAGTTCGTCGGGGAGCACCGTCTCGTGACGGTCAACGGCCTGTTCCGCCCGTTCGCACTCGTCGACGGGCGAGCCGTCGCGACGTGGGGTCTCACGCGCGACGCGCTGACGGTCCACCTGCTCGAGCCCGTTGCCGCCGACGCGATCGACGCGTTGCGACGAGACGCGCGGGACGTCCTCCGCTACCTGGACCTCCCACGCGACACGCCGATCACCTTCGAGGGATGA